A stretch of Aristophania vespae DNA encodes these proteins:
- a CDS encoding tetratricopeptide repeat-containing glycosyltransferase family protein, with product MDSHFSNNNVLTAQISSLLHDGQKERASILIERIPQEEIRSYWEACLFFYENSYHKAAQHFRAASQSGFSSPLKHLQQQLQNNNEEEDFLKLLEHIEASDDISPHLIELKAMSLIQLHHLEEAETLIRRSLKTGKSSYLFQSVLVRILCEEGAFGEAIYLLNKMRQELPLNWEILNNLACIYNNIGKMEVALTLYGHAIPLAPQEAQLRLNHSIALLKSGRFSQGWQEHEWRLKLPFHSNLPRKKILPTLLPGQSLAHKKVLVTQEEGLGDGLMYARYLPLLAQTGAIIHVWGSDQLASLIERIEGVSVSQVGGTCPPYDYHCPFISLPRALSLYPSMPFNISTPYLTLSSKKKNYWQKKLHSVPKHKLRVGLVWAGGIHKDDRASRLLDYHRSIDLKTLKPLFGDPLIQFFSLQKGERACQQAEFSDHIIDYMSECETMEDTAAFIEALDIVITVDTSIVHLAGALGKETFLMDRFCNCWRWGFNQSQTPWYPSVKIYRQPYFNDWPSVVNLISAVLTKKALDKALS from the coding sequence ATGGACTCTCATTTTTCAAATAATAACGTTTTAACTGCTCAAATTTCGTCTTTATTACATGACGGCCAAAAAGAGAGAGCCTCGATCTTAATAGAGCGCATTCCCCAGGAAGAAATACGCTCTTACTGGGAAGCCTGCCTGTTCTTTTATGAAAATTCCTATCACAAAGCCGCTCAACATTTTAGAGCGGCCTCTCAATCAGGGTTTTCTTCGCCTTTAAAACATCTTCAACAACAGTTACAAAATAACAATGAAGAGGAAGATTTTTTAAAGCTATTAGAGCATATTGAGGCTTCTGATGATATTTCACCTCACCTTATTGAACTAAAAGCAATGTCACTTATTCAGCTTCATCATCTTGAAGAGGCTGAAACTCTGATAAGACGTTCATTGAAGACTGGAAAATCCTCTTATCTTTTTCAGAGTGTTTTAGTCAGAATCTTGTGTGAAGAGGGTGCTTTTGGTGAAGCAATTTACCTACTCAATAAAATGCGGCAAGAACTCCCCCTTAATTGGGAAATACTTAATAATTTAGCCTGTATTTATAATAATATTGGCAAGATGGAAGTAGCTCTTACGCTGTACGGCCACGCTATTCCTCTTGCGCCACAAGAAGCTCAATTAAGGCTTAATCATTCTATTGCCTTATTAAAATCTGGACGTTTCTCTCAGGGATGGCAAGAACATGAATGGCGCCTGAAACTGCCATTTCATTCTAATCTTCCTCGAAAGAAAATTTTGCCTACCTTGTTGCCTGGGCAATCTTTGGCACATAAAAAAGTTCTTGTAACACAAGAAGAAGGGCTCGGTGACGGGCTCATGTATGCACGCTACCTCCCTCTTTTAGCTCAGACCGGCGCTATTATTCATGTTTGGGGAAGCGATCAGCTAGCTTCTTTAATTGAGCGCATTGAAGGTGTTTCTGTTTCGCAGGTTGGAGGCACCTGCCCGCCTTATGATTATCATTGCCCTTTTATCAGTTTGCCAAGGGCACTAAGTTTATATCCGTCAATGCCTTTTAATATATCTACGCCCTATCTTACCCTTTCTTCAAAGAAGAAAAATTATTGGCAAAAGAAGCTGCATTCAGTTCCAAAACACAAATTGCGTGTAGGGCTCGTATGGGCGGGCGGGATCCATAAAGATGACCGCGCTTCCAGATTACTCGATTATCACCGTTCCATAGATTTAAAAACGCTTAAGCCCCTTTTTGGTGATCCTCTTATCCAGTTTTTTAGTCTACAAAAAGGCGAAAGAGCTTGCCAGCAGGCAGAATTCTCGGATCATATCATTGATTATATGAGTGAGTGTGAAACAATGGAGGATACCGCGGCCTTTATTGAAGCACTTGATATTGTAATTACAGTCGATACCTCAATAGTTCACCTTGCCGGCGCCTTAGGTAAAGAAACTTTTTTAATGGATCGCTTTTGTAACTGTTGGCGCTGGGGATTTAACCAATCTCAAACCCCTTGGTATCCTTCTGTAAAAATATACCGCCAACCATATTTTAATGACTGGCCTAGTGTCGTAAACCTCATTAGCGCTGTTTTAACAAAGAAAGCTTTGGATAAGGCTCTTTCTTAA